A window from Shimia isoporae encodes these proteins:
- a CDS encoding GcrA family cell cycle regulator: MSWTDDRVELLKKMWGEGQSASQIAKELGGVTRNAVIGKVHRLGLSNRSPGGGAKAEAKPKAAAKPKAAAKPKAAPKPKAEAKPAPKPEPKTEPAVAAKPAQPLRKAIIPAGQPLPPQPSANEISPEALAKVNEVEKSAKKLTLMELTERTCKWPVGDPATEDFWFCGLPVQAGKPYCEAHVGVAFQPMSARRDRKR; the protein is encoded by the coding sequence ATGTCGTGGACCGACGATCGCGTTGAACTGTTGAAGAAGATGTGGGGCGAGGGCCAATCGGCCAGCCAGATCGCCAAGGAACTGGGTGGGGTGACCCGCAACGCTGTGATCGGCAAGGTGCACCGTCTTGGCCTTTCCAATCGCTCGCCAGGTGGCGGTGCAAAGGCCGAAGCAAAACCGAAGGCTGCTGCGAAACCCAAGGCAGCAGCCAAACCAAAGGCCGCGCCCAAGCCGAAGGCCGAAGCCAAACCGGCTCCGAAACCCGAGCCCAAGACAGAACCGGCCGTTGCAGCAAAACCGGCGCAGCCATTGCGCAAGGCGATTATTCCTGCAGGTCAACCGCTGCCACCGCAGCCGTCTGCGAACGAGATCAGCCCGGAAGCTCTGGCAAAGGTGAACGAAGTCGAGAAATCGGCAAAGAAACTCACGTTGATGGAGCTCACCGAACGGACTTGTAAATGGCCCGTCGGAGACCCGGCAACCGAAGACTTCTGGTTCTGCGGTCTGCCTGTTCAGGCAGGTAAACCTTATTGCGAAGCCCATGTCGGCGTGGCGTTCCAGCCGATGAGCGCGCGTCGAGATCGTAAGCGGTAA
- a CDS encoding ABC transporter permease, whose product MENVEMGVRRFGRVNWLGLKTLALREILRFATVWTQTLLAPLVTAGLFLLIFSIAIGPSRGDVMGVPFITFLAPGIMMMTVIQNAFANTSSSIVISKVQGNIVDTLMPPLSPLELVLGYLAGAVARGVVVALAILVALAIFLGIFPVHPLWALTFVVFGGALLGAIGMVAGIFANKFDQMAAITNFIVTPLAFLSGTFYSVEALPTGLNTFTHFNPVFYLIDGARFGVIGTSDSAPELGLAVVSGTTVIVVLIAWAMIKTGYRLKN is encoded by the coding sequence ATGGAAAACGTAGAAATGGGCGTGCGACGCTTTGGTCGGGTGAATTGGCTTGGCCTCAAAACCCTCGCACTTCGCGAAATCTTGCGTTTTGCAACTGTCTGGACACAGACCCTTCTGGCCCCGCTCGTGACCGCCGGTCTCTTTCTTTTGATCTTTTCCATCGCAATCGGCCCAAGCAGAGGCGACGTTATGGGCGTCCCGTTCATCACCTTTCTGGCGCCGGGGATCATGATGATGACCGTCATCCAGAATGCCTTTGCCAACACGTCTTCTTCAATTGTGATTTCCAAAGTCCAAGGCAACATCGTGGACACTCTTATGCCGCCTTTGTCTCCGCTGGAACTTGTCCTTGGCTATCTCGCAGGCGCGGTTGCCCGCGGCGTTGTCGTCGCCCTCGCCATTCTTGTCGCTCTCGCAATCTTCTTGGGTATCTTTCCGGTTCATCCGCTCTGGGCTTTGACTTTTGTTGTGTTTGGCGGCGCCCTGCTGGGCGCAATCGGCATGGTTGCTGGTATTTTCGCCAACAAATTCGATCAGATGGCAGCCATCACTAACTTCATCGTGACGCCTTTGGCTTTCCTCTCCGGCACCTTTTACTCTGTCGAAGCCTTGCCGACCGGACTGAACACCTTCACCCATTTTAATCCGGTATTCTACCTGATCGACGGCGCACGTTTTGGTGTGATCGGTACCTCAGACAGCGCCCCTGAACTTGGGCTCGCAGTGGTGAGCGGCACAACCGTCATCGTCGTCCTGATCGCTTGGGCGATGATCAAAACAGGATATCGTCTCAAGAATTGA
- a CDS encoding MATE family efflux transporter gives MSETVSGVGEITHRRILRTALPIVLSNATVPILGAVDTGVVGQMGEAAPIGAVGIGAIILSAIYWVFGFLRMGTTGLTAKAQGAGRQGEVAAMLTRAVMIGVGGGFLVMALQVWLFRGAFYVSPASPEVEALARDYLSIRIWSAPAAIAIYGLTGWLIALERGKAVLIIQVWMNGLNILLDIWFVLGLGWGVGGVAIATVIAEVSGFALALWMCRDAFKRAAWRDWTRVFDRAALLEMAAVNRDILLRSLMLQAIFVSFLFLGADFGDVTLAANQVLLQFLSITAYALDGFAFSVEALVGQAFGAKDRAGLRKASIMSSLWGGLCVIVLAAVFALFGGAIIDVMTTAEDVRSEARVYLIWMVLAPLLGVAAWMLDGIFIGATQGREMRNMMFISALIYVAAVLALVPAFGNHGLWGAMLISFVARGVTLGVRYPRLERLAEINS, from the coding sequence ATGAGTGAAACGGTGAGCGGCGTCGGGGAGATCACCCATCGCCGCATTTTGCGCACGGCGCTACCCATTGTCTTGAGCAACGCTACAGTGCCGATTTTGGGGGCTGTGGACACAGGCGTCGTTGGTCAAATGGGCGAAGCCGCTCCGATCGGCGCTGTCGGTATTGGCGCGATAATCCTCAGCGCGATTTACTGGGTCTTCGGCTTTTTGCGGATGGGCACGACCGGGCTGACGGCAAAGGCGCAGGGAGCTGGGCGTCAAGGAGAAGTCGCAGCCATGCTGACCCGCGCAGTTATGATCGGCGTAGGCGGCGGATTCTTGGTGATGGCGCTTCAGGTTTGGCTGTTTCGAGGGGCATTCTATGTGTCGCCTGCGTCTCCGGAAGTTGAGGCGCTTGCGCGGGACTATCTGTCAATTCGGATTTGGTCTGCTCCAGCGGCGATAGCTATATACGGCCTCACCGGCTGGCTGATCGCGTTGGAGCGGGGCAAGGCGGTTCTGATCATTCAAGTGTGGATGAATGGGCTCAATATACTGCTCGATATCTGGTTTGTTCTTGGGCTCGGATGGGGCGTTGGTGGGGTCGCGATTGCGACCGTGATTGCCGAAGTTTCAGGCTTTGCGCTCGCACTTTGGATGTGTCGCGATGCCTTTAAACGCGCTGCGTGGCGGGACTGGACGCGGGTCTTTGACAGAGCGGCACTGCTGGAAATGGCGGCGGTCAATCGCGATATTTTATTGCGATCATTGATGCTTCAGGCGATTTTTGTGAGTTTCTTGTTTCTTGGGGCCGATTTTGGGGACGTAACGCTCGCGGCCAATCAAGTATTGCTGCAATTTCTGTCAATTACGGCCTACGCGCTGGATGGATTTGCGTTTTCCGTCGAGGCACTTGTCGGGCAGGCTTTTGGCGCGAAGGACCGCGCCGGGCTGCGAAAGGCGTCAATCATGTCGAGCCTCTGGGGAGGATTGTGCGTGATCGTTTTGGCCGCCGTTTTCGCCTTGTTCGGTGGCGCGATTATCGACGTTATGACGACGGCGGAAGATGTCCGCTCGGAGGCGCGTGTTTATTTGATTTGGATGGTTCTTGCACCGTTGCTCGGCGTGGCCGCGTGGATGCTGGACGGCATTTTTATAGGAGCCACGCAGGGCCGCGAGATGCGGAACATGATGTTCATTTCAGCCTTAATCTATGTGGCCGCGGTGCTCGCTCTTGTTCCGGCGTTTGGCAATCATGGGCTTTGGGGGGCGATGCTGATCAGCTTTGTGGCGCGAGGCGTCACGCTTGGGGTGCGCTATCCGCGACTGGAGAGGCTCGCCGAGATCAATTCTTGA
- a CDS encoding PaaI family thioesterase: MPRSRPEPVQVVKQRRDAALSALVHGVPYIQFLGIEFDRRGDELTAVLPYDDKLIGNPLLPAIHGGVTAGFLETTAVIGLAWASLWDDIEAGRFDMEELTRGHLPRLPKTIDFTLDYLRSGLPRDAYARARVTRSGRRYASVQVEAWQDQRHQPFAQATGHFLMPARDE, encoded by the coding sequence ATGCCACGTTCCCGACCCGAACCTGTTCAGGTGGTCAAGCAACGCCGTGATGCTGCGCTTTCAGCCTTGGTGCATGGCGTGCCGTATATTCAATTCTTGGGAATCGAGTTCGACCGGCGGGGGGACGAACTGACTGCCGTTTTGCCTTATGACGACAAACTGATCGGCAATCCGCTTTTGCCTGCCATTCACGGTGGGGTTACGGCCGGATTCCTTGAGACAACTGCTGTGATCGGGCTGGCTTGGGCCAGTCTTTGGGATGACATCGAGGCCGGCAGGTTCGATATGGAGGAACTGACCCGCGGACATCTGCCGCGGTTGCCAAAAACCATTGATTTTACGTTGGATTATCTGCGTTCGGGCCTTCCTCGAGACGCCTACGCCCGGGCACGTGTGACGCGTTCCGGCCGGCGTTATGCATCAGTCCAAGTCGAAGCTTGGCAGGACCAGCGCCACCAACCTTTTGCGCAGGCCACCGGACATTTCCTGATGCCAGCGCGCGATGAGTGA
- a CDS encoding PaaI family thioesterase, producing the protein MQGDKSKFAEQFINLIPHCQALGMKLTAIGDGMAEMELPYSEQIVGDPETGVLHGGAVSALMDTCCGAAAMSHPSSPSGTATIDLRIDYMRAATPGQAIRTKAECYHITRSVAFVRATAVDDDAERPVATATGAFTVERK; encoded by the coding sequence ATGCAGGGCGACAAGTCAAAATTTGCCGAACAGTTCATAAACCTGATCCCGCATTGTCAGGCGCTGGGCATGAAGTTAACGGCGATTGGCGACGGTATGGCCGAAATGGAGTTGCCTTACAGCGAGCAAATAGTGGGCGATCCGGAAACTGGTGTTTTGCATGGAGGAGCGGTGTCGGCGCTAATGGATACCTGTTGCGGGGCGGCTGCAATGAGCCATCCGTCTTCGCCGTCCGGAACGGCGACCATCGACCTTCGAATCGATTATATGAGAGCGGCGACGCCCGGGCAGGCAATACGGACAAAAGCAGAGTGCTATCACATCACCAGATCGGTGGCCTTTGTTCGCGCCACGGCAGTTGATGATGATGCCGAAAGGCCGGTGGCGACCGCGACCGGTGCTTTCACTGTGGAGAGAAAATAA
- a CDS encoding MerR family transcriptional regulator — translation MSENRLSFKEMCARFDVTPRTLRYYEYIELLQPEREGRSRYFGPKEVARMTLIMRGRRFGIKLEDIRQWLLIYEHEGTAAQMQAFVDMADRQYAELLEQREQLDEAMRELKELRDETAGFLSKEK, via the coding sequence ATGAGCGAAAATCGCCTGTCTTTCAAGGAAATGTGCGCCCGATTCGACGTGACGCCTCGGACGCTGCGTTACTATGAATACATCGAGCTTCTGCAGCCCGAACGCGAAGGCCGAAGCCGCTATTTCGGCCCAAAGGAAGTCGCCCGCATGACCCTGATCATGCGAGGACGTCGGTTCGGTATCAAACTCGAAGACATCCGCCAGTGGCTGCTGATTTATGAACACGAGGGCACCGCTGCCCAGATGCAGGCCTTTGTGGACATGGCGGACCGGCAATATGCGGAGCTGCTGGAACAGCGCGAGCAACTCGACGAAGCCATGCGCGAGCTCAAGGAACTTCGGGACGAGACCGCAGGCTTCCTGTCAAAAGAAAAATAA
- a CDS encoding GSCFA domain-containing protein: MGKSPKTSPYEDVPKRGYWRSGVAQQDPLAIDGIYRRKFRISRRDAIATAGSCFAQHIARHLKARKFNVLQYEPAPRGMSAELSKKYGFGIYTCRYGNIYTAAQMLQLAREAFGLSVPEDRVWERDGRYFDAQRPNVEPDGFETPEQVLRAREGHLGFVRQMLLDMDVFVFTFGLTETWVHKDSGTVFPTAPGTIAGTFDPDIYEFQNHRHSRVLGDFVKLKRLLRRERDRPFKTIVTVSPVPLTATASGQHVLAASTYSKSVLRGVAGELFDTYRDVDYFPSYELITAPATRGMLFEPNLRSVTETGVNTAMGAFLAQHDPSGNSPKEPKKPAQLPQSEDADVVCEEILLEAFQK, encoded by the coding sequence ATGGGCAAATCCCCCAAGACGTCCCCCTATGAGGACGTGCCAAAACGAGGTTATTGGCGCAGCGGCGTCGCACAGCAGGACCCGCTGGCTATTGACGGCATCTATCGGCGCAAGTTCCGCATTTCGCGTCGGGACGCAATTGCGACGGCAGGCAGTTGTTTTGCCCAGCACATCGCACGACATCTGAAAGCGCGTAAGTTCAATGTCTTGCAATACGAGCCTGCGCCGCGAGGTATGAGTGCGGAGCTGTCCAAGAAATACGGTTTTGGCATTTACACGTGCCGCTATGGGAACATTTATACGGCGGCCCAGATGTTGCAGCTTGCGCGTGAGGCATTTGGGCTGTCTGTGCCGGAAGACAGAGTTTGGGAGCGGGATGGGCGCTATTTTGATGCGCAGCGACCCAATGTTGAACCCGATGGGTTTGAAACGCCAGAGCAGGTGCTGCGAGCGAGAGAGGGGCACCTTGGATTTGTTCGACAGATGCTGCTGGACATGGATGTTTTTGTCTTCACTTTTGGACTGACGGAAACCTGGGTACACAAGGACAGCGGGACTGTTTTTCCGACTGCGCCTGGCACGATTGCAGGGACTTTTGATCCTGACATTTATGAATTCCAGAACCACCGCCATAGCCGGGTGCTTGGAGACTTCGTGAAACTGAAAAGGCTTTTGCGACGGGAGCGTGATCGTCCCTTCAAGACGATCGTCACGGTATCGCCGGTTCCGTTGACAGCCACGGCCTCCGGCCAACATGTGCTTGCGGCTTCAACCTATTCGAAGTCCGTGCTGCGCGGCGTTGCGGGGGAGTTGTTCGATACATACCGTGATGTGGACTATTTCCCTTCCTACGAGTTGATCACTGCGCCTGCGACCCGCGGAATGCTCTTTGAGCCAAATCTGCGCAGTGTGACCGAGACAGGAGTGAATACTGCAATGGGGGCGTTTCTGGCGCAGCACGATCCAAGCGGCAACTCTCCAAAAGAACCCAAGAAGCCGGCACAGTTGCCACAATCGGAAGACGCCGATGTCGTCTGCGAGGAAATTCTTCTGGAGGCGTTTCAAAAATGA
- a CDS encoding MerR family transcriptional regulator has product MSEDLMTIREMCDAYDVTPRTLRFYESKELLFPIREGQKRLFTKRDRARLKLILRGKRFGFSLEEIRQLLDLYDMGDQQATQLQRTYDVARQRLKDMEEQRDELNEAIDDLREQLKWGEQIIADFNNDQKAAQ; this is encoded by the coding sequence ATGAGCGAAGACCTTATGACGATCCGCGAGATGTGCGACGCCTATGATGTAACGCCGCGCACCCTGCGTTTCTACGAATCCAAGGAACTGTTGTTCCCTATCCGCGAGGGCCAGAAGCGCCTGTTCACGAAACGGGATCGCGCCCGACTGAAACTGATCCTGCGGGGAAAGCGGTTCGGCTTTTCGCTCGAAGAAATCCGTCAGCTGCTCGATCTGTACGACATGGGCGACCAACAGGCGACCCAACTTCAGCGGACCTACGACGTGGCCCGCCAGCGCCTGAAAGACATGGAAGAGCAGCGCGATGAGCTGAACGAAGCCATCGACGATCTGCGTGAACAACTGAAGTGGGGCGAGCAAATCATCGCCGACTTCAACAACGACCAAAAAGCTGCACAGTAA
- a CDS encoding acyl-CoA dehydrogenase C-terminal domain-containing protein, with amino-acid sequence MPTYTAPVKDIQFVLHEMLNVADSDIPGYADMEADFTNAVLEEAGKLTGEVLAPLNVVGDHEGCRLENGVVYTPTGFKEAFEQVKEGGWTGLDMPEEYGGQNLPYVLSTAVGEMFSSSNQAFTMYQGLTHGAAAAILAHGTEEQKNKWLPKMVSCEWTGTMNLTEPHCGTDLGLMRTKAEPQDNGTYKISGQKIFISAGDHDMADNIVHLVLAKVPGGPEGIKGVSLFIVPKFLVDDEGNIGARNGVSVGNIEKKMGIHGNSTCVLNYDEAEGYLIGDLNKGMRAMFTMMNEARLGVGMQGLAAAEVAYQNAVDYAKDRLQGRDVTGVKNPDGPADPLIVHPDVRRSLMDQKSFAEAARAFILWGATMIDEAHRKGDKDADGLVSLLTPVIKGFLTDEGYDMTVKAQQIYGGHGYIEEHGMSQFTRDARIAMIYEGANGVQALDLVGRKLAADGGKHVMAFFELVKNFCKENGEDEALKDFIEPLKKASKDLQAAGMYFMQTGMKNPNDALSGSNDFMHLFGHVCLGLMWAQMAKAANAALAGGASDTEFYETKLATGRYYMARRLPATGMHLARIQSGGDTVMALAAENF; translated from the coding sequence ATGCCGACTTATACCGCCCCGGTAAAAGACATTCAGTTCGTTCTGCATGAAATGCTGAACGTCGCCGATTCCGACATCCCCGGCTACGCCGACATGGAAGCCGACTTCACAAATGCCGTCCTCGAAGAGGCAGGCAAACTGACCGGTGAAGTTCTGGCGCCTTTGAACGTTGTCGGTGATCACGAAGGCTGCCGCCTTGAAAACGGCGTCGTTTACACGCCGACCGGCTTCAAGGAAGCCTTCGAGCAAGTCAAAGAAGGCGGTTGGACCGGTCTGGACATGCCCGAAGAATACGGCGGTCAGAACCTGCCATACGTGCTGTCCACTGCTGTCGGCGAGATGTTCTCTTCCTCCAACCAGGCGTTCACCATGTATCAGGGTCTGACCCATGGTGCGGCCGCTGCAATCCTTGCGCACGGTACCGAGGAGCAGAAAAACAAATGGCTGCCCAAGATGGTCTCCTGCGAATGGACCGGCACCATGAACCTGACCGAACCGCACTGCGGCACCGATCTGGGCCTGATGCGCACCAAAGCTGAGCCTCAGGACAACGGCACTTACAAAATCTCCGGCCAGAAGATCTTCATCTCGGCTGGTGATCACGATATGGCGGACAACATTGTCCACCTCGTACTGGCGAAAGTTCCAGGCGGCCCCGAAGGCATCAAAGGTGTTTCCTTGTTCATCGTGCCCAAGTTCCTTGTGGACGACGAAGGCAACATCGGCGCCCGCAACGGTGTGTCCGTGGGCAACATCGAGAAAAAGATGGGCATCCACGGCAACTCCACCTGCGTGCTGAACTACGACGAAGCCGAAGGCTACCTGATCGGCGATCTGAACAAAGGCATGCGCGCCATGTTCACTATGATGAACGAAGCCCGCCTGGGCGTTGGCATGCAGGGTCTTGCTGCGGCAGAAGTTGCCTACCAAAATGCTGTGGACTACGCCAAAGATCGCCTGCAGGGCCGCGACGTGACCGGCGTGAAAAATCCGGACGGTCCAGCAGATCCTTTGATTGTGCACCCTGACGTGCGTCGTTCGCTGATGGACCAGAAGTCCTTCGCAGAAGCCGCGCGCGCCTTCATTCTCTGGGGCGCGACCATGATCGACGAAGCCCACCGCAAGGGTGACAAGGACGCGGACGGCCTTGTGTCGCTGCTGACACCCGTCATCAAAGGCTTCCTGACCGACGAGGGCTATGACATGACCGTCAAAGCCCAACAGATCTACGGTGGCCACGGCTACATCGAAGAGCATGGCATGAGCCAGTTCACCCGCGATGCACGCATCGCGATGATCTACGAAGGCGCCAACGGCGTTCAGGCGCTTGACCTCGTCGGCCGCAAGTTGGCCGCGGATGGCGGCAAACACGTGATGGCCTTCTTTGAGCTGGTCAAGAATTTCTGCAAGGAAAACGGCGAAGACGAAGCTCTCAAAGACTTCATCGAGCCTCTTAAGAAAGCATCCAAGGATCTTCAGGCAGCGGGCATGTACTTCATGCAGACTGGCATGAAGAACCCGAACGACGCCCTCTCCGGCTCCAATGACTTCATGCACCTGTTCGGTCACGTCTGCCTCGGCCTTATGTGGGCGCAGATGGCCAAAGCTGCAAACGCGGCGCTGGCCGGTGGCGCATCTGACACCGAGTTCTACGAGACCAAGCTGGCAACTGGCCGTTACTACATGGCGCGCCGCCTGCCTGCGACCGGCATGCACCTGGCCCGTATCCAATCCGGTGGCGACACCGTGATGGCGCTGGCAGCCGAAAACTTCTGA
- a CDS encoding glutathione S-transferase family protein: protein MTIKLYCFGESGHSYKAALALELGGFDWEPVKVDFFAGETRGEDYRGTKNEMGEAPVLIDGDVTLTQSSVIQDYLSEKTGKFGGKDAAERREILRWQFWDNHKFSSVAGMTRFLMNFLPEDKQPKEVIGFNLGRLKGAYDILNKHLEGRDWIVGDSLTNADLTCCSYLYYPEPFGFDRADWPNIDRWLTNISETPGWKHPYDLMPGSPADRA, encoded by the coding sequence ATGACTATCAAACTATATTGCTTCGGGGAATCTGGACACTCTTACAAAGCCGCTCTCGCGCTTGAGCTTGGCGGCTTTGACTGGGAGCCGGTCAAGGTCGACTTCTTCGCCGGCGAGACCCGCGGCGAAGATTATCGCGGCACCAAGAACGAGATGGGTGAAGCGCCCGTATTGATAGATGGCGACGTCACGCTGACCCAGTCTTCTGTAATTCAGGATTATCTCTCTGAGAAAACCGGCAAGTTTGGCGGCAAGGACGCTGCCGAGCGCCGCGAAATTCTGCGGTGGCAATTCTGGGATAACCACAAGTTTTCCTCGGTGGCGGGCATGACGCGCTTCCTGATGAATTTCCTGCCTGAAGACAAACAGCCCAAAGAGGTCATCGGCTTCAACCTTGGCCGTCTCAAAGGCGCCTATGACATTCTGAACAAGCACCTTGAGGGCCGCGACTGGATCGTGGGCGACAGCTTGACCAACGCCGACCTCACCTGCTGTTCGTATCTCTACTATCCGGAGCCTTTTGGCTTTGATCGCGCTGACTGGCCGAACATCGACCGTTGGCTCACCAATATTTCCGAAACGCCGGGGTGGAAGCACCCCTACGACCTGATGCCCGGTTCCCCCGCGGACCGCGCCTGA
- a CDS encoding acetyl-CoA C-acetyltransferase gives MTEAYIYDAVRTPRGKGRKDGSLHEVSSLNLSTTVLNALKERNNLEGHAVEDVIWGNVTQVKENGGCLARTAVLASDLDEMIPGLAINRFCASGMEAVNLAANQVKGGAGKAYIAGGVEAMSRVPMGSDGAAIAVDPSVAMEMYFVPQGISADIIATEYGFSRDQADELAVESQRRAVAAWEDKRFDGSIVAVKDVNGLTILDNDEYIRPGTDMQSLGGLKPAFKEQGEVMPGFDKLALMKYPHLEKINHIHHAGNSSGIVDGSAGVLIGNKEFGEEYGLKPRAVIKQTAKIGLDPTIMLTGPVPATQKILKDAGMEIGDIDLFEVNEAFASVVLRFQQAFDVDPSIVNVNGGSIAMGHPLGATGAIIIGTLLDEMERQDKETGLATLCIASGMGAATILERV, from the coding sequence ATGACCGAAGCCTATATCTATGACGCCGTGCGCACCCCGCGCGGCAAAGGCCGCAAGGACGGCAGCCTGCACGAAGTGTCCTCGCTGAACCTGTCCACCACGGTTCTCAACGCGCTGAAAGAGCGCAACAACCTCGAAGGCCATGCAGTCGAAGACGTCATCTGGGGCAACGTGACCCAAGTCAAAGAAAACGGCGGCTGCCTCGCGCGCACCGCGGTTCTGGCGTCTGACCTTGACGAGATGATCCCCGGCCTCGCCATCAACCGTTTCTGCGCATCCGGCATGGAAGCTGTGAACCTGGCGGCCAACCAGGTCAAAGGCGGCGCGGGCAAAGCATACATCGCTGGCGGTGTCGAAGCGATGAGCCGCGTTCCTATGGGCTCTGACGGCGCAGCCATCGCCGTTGACCCGTCTGTTGCCATGGAGATGTACTTTGTACCTCAGGGTATTTCCGCGGACATCATCGCCACTGAATACGGCTTCTCCCGCGATCAGGCGGACGAACTGGCTGTCGAGTCCCAGCGCCGCGCCGTCGCCGCATGGGAAGACAAGCGTTTTGATGGCTCCATTGTTGCCGTGAAGGACGTCAATGGTCTGACCATTCTGGACAACGACGAGTACATCCGCCCCGGCACAGACATGCAGTCCCTCGGCGGCCTGAAGCCTGCGTTTAAAGAACAGGGTGAGGTCATGCCCGGTTTCGACAAACTGGCGCTGATGAAGTACCCGCACCTCGAGAAAATCAACCACATCCACCACGCCGGCAACTCCTCCGGTATCGTGGACGGCTCCGCCGGTGTGCTGATCGGCAATAAAGAGTTCGGTGAAGAATACGGCCTCAAGCCACGCGCAGTGATCAAGCAGACCGCCAAAATCGGTCTCGACCCGACCATCATGCTGACCGGTCCGGTGCCTGCGACCCAGAAGATTCTCAAGGACGCTGGCATGGAAATCGGAGACATCGATCTGTTCGAAGTCAACGAAGCCTTCGCTTCTGTGGTTCTGCGCTTCCAGCAAGCGTTCGACGTGGACCCGTCCATCGTCAACGTGAACGGCGGCTCCATCGCGATGGGCCACCCGCTCGGCGCAACCGGCGCGATCATCATCGGCACCCTGCTGGATGAGATGGAGCGTCAGGACAAGGAAACCGGTCTGGCAACGCTTTGCATCGCCTCCGGTATGGGCGCAGCCACCATTCTTGAACGCGTGTAA